The following are encoded together in the Leptospira stimsonii genome:
- a CDS encoding dihydrofolate reductase family protein — translation MRKVVFAFNISTDGYCGHTDMNADEDVHKYFANLMLTAGQILYGRITYQLMIPFWPEIARDQSMSKTTNEFALAFDSVEKILFSRTLKHVEDRNSRLAREDIADEVIALKRQPGKDIFVGSLSIASQLSTLHLIDEYRFVVHPVLVGKGPRLFDAAKLQESIQLDLLGSETFKSGTIALHYKRRQ, via the coding sequence ATGAGAAAAGTTGTTTTTGCGTTCAATATTTCTACCGACGGATATTGCGGTCACACGGACATGAACGCTGACGAAGACGTGCATAAGTACTTTGCCAATCTAATGCTAACCGCGGGTCAAATTCTTTATGGAAGAATTACGTATCAGTTGATGATACCGTTTTGGCCCGAAATCGCCAGAGACCAATCCATGTCCAAGACGACTAACGAATTCGCTCTTGCCTTCGATTCGGTCGAGAAGATCTTATTCTCCAGAACTTTAAAACACGTTGAGGATAGAAATAGCAGATTGGCACGGGAGGATATCGCGGATGAAGTGATCGCGTTGAAGCGACAACCGGGAAAAGATATTTTCGTGGGAAGTTTAAGTATCGCTTCCCAACTTTCGACGCTTCATCTGATTGATGAATATCGTTTCGTAGTTCATCCTGTTCTTGTCGGGAAAGGCCCTCGGTTATTTGATGCCGCAAAATTACAAGAGAGTATTCAGTTGGACCTTCTCGGTTCGGAAACTTTTAAATCCGGCACCATCGCGCTTCATTACAAAAGACGTCAGTGA